The following coding sequences lie in one Armatimonadota bacterium genomic window:
- a CDS encoding FHA domain-containing protein, with amino-acid sequence MGSILFKAIAGMIAGLAAWAIVEPFKPALYSEAWGNFESALMFFWAIFLGATVGFMSGYQRGSRTHALKECGLSALFALVGIIIFRSLAAPFTALIGAGPLTIIGRIGAIGIIGAGLGGGIGIATFVPRRGIQGLVGGLIGGAVAGGLFDIVGAFASGLDLTLHHVKQGSVGEVGAIPRALTSIIMCGAIALMIGIIEALSRSAWLRLELGRNEGKEWALDKPVMTIGRFERADIPLFGDQSVAPQHAVIQKQGGSYVLIDQGSQMGTGVNGQRVQQVMLNPGDAIQIGGFNLRFLMKNAKVPNRGPEPNRGMAFPISGPGQPAMQPMPGMQPTMMGPGGPVQPVQPMQPTMMNPAMQPTMMNPAMQPTMMNQAPMQPTMAVPQQNFDPTVAVASQPNFQPTMAVQTSGFALVAMDGPLMGQRFPLGGPLELGRESQMVPMGFDTSASRKHARIEPAGAGVNVTDLGSTNGTFVNGQRVATATAKNGDIVKVGATSFRIES; translated from the coding sequence ATGGGAAGCATTCTATTTAAGGCAATAGCGGGAATGATCGCCGGGCTCGCGGCTTGGGCGATCGTCGAGCCGTTCAAACCAGCGCTGTACTCGGAAGCGTGGGGCAACTTCGAAAGCGCCCTCATGTTCTTCTGGGCGATTTTCCTCGGCGCGACCGTCGGCTTCATGAGCGGCTACCAGCGCGGTAGTCGAACCCACGCCTTAAAGGAATGCGGCCTGAGCGCCCTCTTTGCTCTGGTGGGCATCATCATTTTCAGGAGCCTGGCGGCTCCCTTTACCGCCCTCATCGGGGCGGGACCGCTGACGATCATTGGCCGTATCGGCGCAATCGGCATCATCGGCGCTGGTCTGGGCGGTGGTATCGGCATCGCAACATTCGTCCCTCGACGCGGTATCCAAGGTCTGGTCGGCGGCTTGATCGGTGGCGCGGTGGCGGGTGGCCTGTTCGATATCGTTGGCGCGTTTGCTAGCGGCCTCGACCTGACGCTTCACCACGTGAAGCAGGGTAGCGTCGGCGAAGTCGGCGCGATTCCCCGAGCTCTAACCTCGATCATCATGTGCGGCGCGATCGCCCTTATGATCGGCATCATCGAAGCGCTCAGCCGCTCGGCGTGGCTTCGCCTAGAGCTTGGACGCAACGAGGGCAAGGAATGGGCGCTGGATAAGCCGGTGATGACCATCGGCCGATTCGAGCGGGCCGATATTCCGCTTTTCGGCGACCAAAGCGTTGCCCCTCAGCACGCCGTCATCCAAAAGCAGGGCGGCTCGTATGTTCTGATCGACCAGGGGTCGCAGATGGGAACCGGCGTTAACGGCCAACGAGTCCAGCAAGTGATGCTGAACCCCGGCGACGCGATCCAGATCGGCGGCTTCAACCTACGGTTTTTGATGAAGAATGCGAAGGTTCCCAACCGGGGACCGGAGCCAAATCGAGGCATGGCGTTCCCAATCAGCGGTCCAGGCCAACCCGCTATGCAACCCATGCCGGGCATGCAGCCAACCATGATGGGACCAGGCGGTCCGGTTCAACCTGTTCAGCCAATGCAGCCAACGATGATGAACCCCGCCATGCAGCCGACTATGATGAATCCGGCTATGCAACCGACGATGATGAATCAAGCGCCGATGCAGCCAACGATGGCGGTACCCCAACAAAATTTCGATCCGACGGTCGCAGTTGCATCTCAGCCGAACTTTCAGCCGACTATGGCAGTCCAAACAAGCGGATTCGCACTGGTTGCGATGGATGGGCCGTTGATGGGGCAACGTTTCCCCCTCGGCGGGCCGTTAGAACTAGGGAGGGAGTCACAAATGGTACCGATGGGATTCGACACAAGCGCGAGCCGAAAGCATGCGCGAATTGAACCTGCGGGCGCTGGAGTGAACGTCACCGACCTCGGCAGTACGAACGGAACTTTCGTTAATGGACAACGAGTGGCTACAGCAACCGCAAAAAATGGCGATATTGTAAAAGTAGGCGCAACAAGTTTTCGCATAGAATCCTAA
- a CDS encoding VWA domain-containing protein: MDLTQRVDINRTVMTSAPVAGGGQPTMAMSPTDMGRTSVMAPMTALEVEIVPGRTVTMANGPAREQFLLELRAGGGSETFGGIVSGSRTPMNLCLVIDRSGSMEGQPLEFVKQACSHVVDLLSPTDVLSIVTFEEMVEVLMPPQQVTNKDMVKAGISRLQAGNTTNLYDGISLAMQQIMQFIESNRATRMIVLTDGDPTAGIKDYTALVNHAGELRSRGISVTFLGFGPDYNEELLAGMAKKAGGNYYFIPQPQLIPEIFRSELEKLMTTVTRNMSLELKLARWVSMRAPQQATDGGSVTIPLADMERGSVIQQVIDLEFPNHPLGHYRVLGGKLSYEDLLTGEHKVLDLDFEMEFSSDSARYSAPVNPRVGQAATIVASSKAIEKTVMGLKTGAITQMGAIQELQKTQMLLVNEGRTAEAQEVTMALRALQTGDKGAAEKTLMGTFVNLDTGKSSK; the protein is encoded by the coding sequence ATGGACCTGACACAAAGAGTAGACATCAACCGAACAGTAATGACCAGCGCACCCGTCGCAGGTGGCGGTCAGCCAACCATGGCCATGTCCCCGACCGACATGGGTCGCACCTCGGTCATGGCGCCGATGACCGCCTTGGAAGTCGAAATCGTGCCCGGTCGAACCGTCACGATGGCCAACGGTCCAGCTCGTGAGCAATTTCTGCTGGAGCTTCGCGCCGGTGGCGGATCGGAGACGTTCGGCGGAATCGTGAGCGGAAGCCGCACGCCGATGAACCTCTGCCTTGTCATCGACCGATCCGGTTCAATGGAGGGCCAGCCGCTTGAGTTTGTGAAACAGGCGTGTTCGCACGTAGTCGATCTTCTGTCGCCGACCGACGTTCTGAGCATTGTCACCTTCGAAGAGATGGTCGAGGTTCTGATGCCGCCCCAGCAGGTGACCAATAAGGACATGGTCAAGGCGGGAATCAGCCGACTCCAAGCCGGAAACACCACCAATTTGTACGATGGCATCTCGCTGGCCATGCAGCAGATTATGCAGTTCATCGAGTCGAACCGCGCCACGCGAATGATCGTTTTGACCGACGGCGACCCGACGGCGGGCATCAAGGACTACACCGCGCTGGTGAACCACGCGGGCGAATTGCGCAGCCGAGGAATCTCGGTCACGTTCTTGGGCTTCGGTCCCGACTACAACGAAGAGCTGTTGGCGGGCATGGCCAAGAAGGCGGGCGGTAACTACTACTTCATTCCCCAGCCTCAGCTCATCCCAGAAATTTTCCGATCCGAGCTTGAAAAGCTCATGACGACCGTCACGCGAAACATGTCGCTTGAGCTGAAGTTGGCTCGATGGGTTTCGATGCGCGCGCCTCAACAGGCGACGGATGGCGGCTCAGTCACGATTCCGTTGGCGGACATGGAGCGCGGAAGCGTCATTCAGCAGGTCATCGACCTGGAGTTCCCCAACCACCCGCTCGGCCACTACCGAGTCCTAGGCGGCAAGCTCTCGTATGAGGACCTGCTGACCGGCGAGCACAAGGTGCTCGACCTCGACTTCGAGATGGAGTTCTCGTCCGATTCGGCCCGCTACTCGGCACCGGTGAACCCACGTGTGGGTCAAGCCGCGACGATTGTGGCTTCCAGCAAGGCGATCGAGAAGACGGTTATGGGCCTCAAGACGGGCGCGATCACCCAGATGGGCGCGATCCAAGAGCTTCAGAAGACGCAAATGCTGTTGGTCAACGAAGGCCGAACGGCGGAAGCGCAAGAAGTCACGATGGCTCTGCGTGCGTTGCAGACTGGCGATAAGGGCGCGGCGGAGAAGACCCTCATGGGCACCTTCGTCAACCTTGACACCGGTAAGTCGAGCAAGTAA
- a CDS encoding four helix bundle protein, with the protein MSYRNLTAWDKSMLMVVKVYDFCATLPADEKFVLSAQMRRAALSIPSNIAEGYGRGTKQDYARFLDISMGSLRELQTQLEVARRLKFGETKALQDELEELARIIRGLSKSLRKDTPPEGS; encoded by the coding sequence ATGAGTTATCGCAATCTGACGGCTTGGGACAAGTCGATGTTGATGGTTGTCAAAGTGTATGATTTCTGCGCCACTCTGCCAGCGGATGAGAAGTTTGTTTTGAGTGCGCAGATGCGGCGAGCTGCCCTTTCGATTCCCTCAAATATCGCGGAAGGCTATGGAAGGGGAACCAAACAGGATTACGCTCGCTTTCTTGATATTTCGATGGGCTCCCTCCGCGAACTCCAAACGCAACTAGAAGTGGCGCGCAGGCTTAAATTTGGGGAAACCAAGGCACTCCAAGACGAACTTGAGGAGTTGGCTCGCATCATACGTGGACTGTCAAAGTCGCTTCGCAAAGACACCCCTCCCGAGGGTTCGTAG
- a CDS encoding cellulase family glycosylhydrolase: MMILTAAAALAFQSLVPLHTDGESLVDPSGKKVLLRGVNFGSWFVEEIWMTPWKNKASASAPETVRDHDSLWSTIEKRLGHEAMIHIRDAWRDNWITQEDFNRVKAMGLNHVRLPILHDLIDEPGGMERLKGAIAMAKKAGLYVVLDMHGAPGGQSDEHHTGKENRNRLWFDVENIAEMEQKWTRLATAFRDDPTVAVYDIMNEPMGAPNPAMLHLVYDRVIRAIRKVDPKKVVLVDDGYKGFDTTPHPNVAGWTNVAFSLHFYNFDAKKPEDHVAQLEKNIPKIKELQGYRNAPIYIGEFQLEPQFSATGLKQFTSDLTKHGWSWAMWTWKACSADGPVGNWGLYRPAGAIDAADPFHDSEAELIRKIKHYRTEFWTAPKDNVQALTLK; encoded by the coding sequence ATGATGATTTTGACCGCTGCCGCCGCCCTCGCTTTCCAATCCCTCGTGCCTTTGCACACCGACGGCGAGAGCCTCGTCGATCCAAGCGGGAAGAAGGTGCTTCTGCGTGGCGTGAACTTCGGCAGTTGGTTTGTCGAGGAAATTTGGATGACGCCCTGGAAGAACAAGGCAAGTGCCAGTGCGCCGGAAACGGTGCGCGACCATGATTCGCTGTGGTCCACTATCGAGAAGCGGTTGGGGCATGAAGCGATGATCCACATTCGCGACGCGTGGCGAGATAATTGGATCACGCAAGAGGATTTTAACCGCGTGAAAGCGATGGGCCTCAACCACGTTCGTTTGCCGATTCTCCATGACTTGATCGACGAGCCGGGAGGGATGGAGCGGCTGAAGGGCGCAATTGCGATGGCGAAGAAGGCGGGGCTGTATGTGGTGCTGGACATGCACGGCGCGCCGGGCGGGCAGAGCGACGAGCATCACACAGGCAAGGAGAACCGCAACCGCCTCTGGTTCGACGTGGAGAACATCGCGGAGATGGAGCAAAAGTGGACGAGGCTGGCGACGGCCTTTCGCGACGATCCAACCGTGGCGGTGTACGACATCATGAACGAGCCGATGGGTGCGCCAAACCCGGCAATGCTCCATCTCGTCTACGACCGCGTGATCCGCGCGATTCGAAAAGTGGATCCCAAGAAGGTCGTGCTCGTCGACGACGGCTACAAAGGCTTCGACACGACGCCGCATCCGAACGTAGCAGGGTGGACCAACGTCGCGTTTTCGCTTCACTTTTACAATTTCGACGCCAAGAAGCCTGAGGACCACGTGGCCCAACTCGAGAAGAACATCCCGAAAATCAAGGAGCTTCAGGGCTACCGCAATGCGCCGATCTACATTGGCGAGTTTCAGCTTGAACCACAGTTCAGTGCGACCGGTCTGAAGCAGTTCACGAGCGACCTGACCAAGCATGGATGGTCGTGGGCGATGTGGACATGGAAGGCGTGCAGTGCGGACGGTCCGGTGGGCAACTGGGGGCTCTATCGTCCGGCGGGCGCTATCGACGCGGCCGACCCGTTCCATGACTCCGAAGCGGAGCTGATCCGCAAAATTAAGCATTATCGTACCGAGTTCTGGACCGCGCCGAAGGATAACGTTCAGGCGCTGACCCTCAAGTAA
- a CDS encoding NADH-dependent flavin oxidoreductase, with protein MKPLLAPVRLGSLELKNGFIVAPMTTYSSRDDGIIADDEIPYLARRAEGGFAAVMTAACYAHPSGKAFSGQWGCDADDKLDSLRRVADAIHEKGSKAILQIHHGGRQCPPELGGGECLSASAVASEREGAPTPREMTDAEIVRTLGDYARAAVRAKETGYDAVEIHGANTYLIQQFVSPHSNRRTDRWRADDFLFPTELVRQVLDAVGDFPVGYRFSPEEPETPGIRLERTFELVDRLCGFPLSFLHLSLRSYDQLSLHGHGDQPILRQLSDRIAGRLPLVGVGSVKSAEDVAKAVDLGCDALAIARGAIYDPDWVAHYAAEKPISKTLVRESFSEDVVLPRGLTERILKVPGWFDFAD; from the coding sequence GTGAAGCCCCTCCTTGCGCCGGTTCGGCTAGGCAGTCTTGAACTTAAAAATGGGTTCATCGTTGCGCCGATGACCACCTATTCCAGCCGCGATGACGGCATTATCGCCGACGACGAAATCCCGTATCTGGCGCGGCGGGCCGAGGGTGGATTTGCGGCCGTGATGACCGCGGCCTGCTACGCGCACCCCTCGGGCAAGGCGTTCTCGGGTCAGTGGGGATGCGACGCGGACGACAAGCTGGATTCGCTCCGACGAGTGGCGGACGCGATTCACGAGAAGGGTTCGAAGGCAATTCTACAGATTCACCACGGTGGCCGTCAGTGTCCGCCCGAACTCGGGGGTGGCGAATGCCTTTCGGCGAGTGCGGTCGCCAGCGAGCGGGAAGGTGCGCCAACCCCACGAGAGATGACGGATGCCGAAATCGTGCGAACACTCGGCGACTACGCTCGGGCGGCGGTTCGAGCCAAGGAGACGGGCTACGATGCGGTCGAGATTCACGGTGCGAACACGTACCTGATCCAACAGTTCGTGAGTCCGCACAGCAATCGGCGCACCGACAGATGGCGGGCAGACGATTTCCTTTTCCCGACCGAACTTGTGCGGCAGGTTCTGGACGCGGTGGGCGATTTTCCAGTTGGGTATCGGTTTAGTCCCGAAGAGCCGGAGACGCCGGGTATCCGATTGGAGCGGACATTTGAGTTGGTGGACCGCTTATGCGGGTTCCCACTCAGCTTCCTGCACCTTTCGCTCCGCAGCTACGACCAACTGAGCCTGCATGGGCACGGCGACCAGCCAATCCTGCGACAGTTGAGTGATCGGATCGCCGGGCGCTTGCCTCTGGTGGGAGTCGGATCGGTCAAATCGGCAGAGGATGTGGCGAAAGCGGTCGATTTGGGGTGCGACGCTCTGGCGATCGCCCGAGGTGCGATCTATGACCCCGATTGGGTTGCCCATTACGCCGCGGAAAAACCCATTAGTAAAACTTTAGTACGCGAATCTTTCTCGGAGGACGTTGTTCTGCCTCGGGGTCTGACAGAACGTATTCTGAAAGTCCCTGGTTGGTTCGATTTCGCCGATTAA
- a CDS encoding alpha/beta fold hydrolase, with the protein MDDPRYWLNRAEYPFALREFDSGEGWMNYVDEGQGRTVLFVHGNMTWSFLFRRMIEGLSDRYRCVALDHLGFGLSEKPGDADYRPEGHSRRFGKFMEHMALRDVTLVVHDVGVPIALDWVADHPDVVRDIVIFNSNLWNLDKNLYAMKLAMMMMNPINRLYYRMIQSAPGFVLPAAFADRHRMPRSIERQYLKPFGYHDDRIGVYTMIECWKRSGPWFDSVGAKVASLKAKKVLLMWGHKDPMLGEEDYKRMLEIFPNASTVEFAESGKFVPEEQPERVTGEIQWFLMNSGNPSLSLIQQLGG; encoded by the coding sequence GTGGACGATCCCCGCTACTGGCTAAACCGAGCCGAGTATCCGTTCGCTCTTCGCGAATTCGACTCTGGAGAAGGTTGGATGAACTACGTGGACGAGGGCCAGGGGCGCACCGTTTTGTTTGTCCATGGCAACATGACGTGGTCGTTCCTCTTTCGGCGGATGATTGAGGGGTTGAGCGACCGCTACCGTTGCGTCGCCCTGGACCATTTGGGATTCGGCCTCAGCGAAAAGCCGGGCGACGCCGACTACCGACCGGAGGGGCACTCGCGGCGGTTTGGCAAATTCATGGAGCACATGGCTCTGCGCGATGTCACGCTCGTGGTACACGACGTTGGCGTTCCGATCGCGCTGGACTGGGTGGCCGACCATCCCGATGTGGTTCGCGATATTGTCATTTTCAATTCGAACCTGTGGAATCTGGATAAGAATCTCTACGCGATGAAGCTGGCCATGATGATGATGAACCCGATCAACCGGCTTTACTACCGCATGATCCAGTCTGCGCCAGGGTTTGTGCTTCCGGCCGCGTTTGCCGACCGACACCGCATGCCTCGGAGCATCGAGCGGCAATATCTGAAGCCGTTTGGCTATCACGACGATCGGATCGGCGTGTATACGATGATCGAATGCTGGAAGCGGAGCGGCCCCTGGTTCGACTCGGTGGGTGCCAAGGTGGCGAGTTTGAAGGCGAAAAAGGTTCTGCTGATGTGGGGCCATAAGGACCCAATGCTAGGCGAGGAAGACTACAAGCGAATGCTCGAAATCTTTCCCAACGCTTCGACGGTTGAGTTTGCCGAGTCCGGGAAGTTTGTGCCGGAAGAACAACCGGAACGCGTGACAGGCGAGATTCAGTGGTTCCTGATGAACAGCGGTAACCCGTCGCTGTCGCTTATTCAGCAACTCGGCGGTTAG
- the coaBC gene encoding bifunctional phosphopantothenoylcysteine decarboxylase/phosphopantothenate--cysteine ligase CoaBC — MNVLLGVSGSIAAYRAADLARELMRSGHSVRVCLTDAAQNFVSAVLFETLTGNPCLTDAFQEPIPGRMAHIDWARQADIVVIAPATANTINKIAQGIGDDMLTTLALVSTRPMVVAPAMNPQMYLNDTVQASLQTLHDRGIRIVEPAEGDVACGEHGQGKLASIAGIVQAVQETLATSQLLAGKRVLITSGPTQEPIDSVRYLSNRSSGKMGSALARAALQMGATVTVVAGPQTEPLPLGADVHRVTTALEMHARSLDFAAESDFIIGVAAVADYRVAEPVVGKIRRESSELHLELVANPDIIADLAKAAPKAVVVGFAAEPTSDVSVAQAKIMRKGLAAIAANDVSDPAIGFGSDRNRLQLVFADGQVLDSGQRSKFSCAWWLLEAIAALSVNQT; from the coding sequence GTGAACGTTCTGCTGGGAGTAAGCGGCTCAATCGCCGCCTACCGCGCCGCCGATCTGGCGCGTGAGTTGATGCGGAGCGGGCACAGTGTGCGCGTTTGCCTCACCGACGCCGCCCAAAACTTCGTCAGCGCCGTCCTATTCGAGACTCTCACTGGTAACCCCTGCCTAACCGACGCTTTCCAAGAGCCGATTCCCGGTCGCATGGCCCACATCGACTGGGCCCGCCAAGCCGACATCGTCGTCATCGCCCCCGCCACAGCTAACACCATTAACAAGATCGCCCAGGGCATCGGCGACGACATGCTCACCACCCTCGCCCTCGTCTCGACCCGACCGATGGTCGTTGCCCCGGCGATGAACCCTCAGATGTACCTGAACGACACGGTACAGGCATCGTTGCAAACCTTACACGACCGAGGCATCCGCATTGTCGAACCCGCCGAGGGCGATGTCGCCTGCGGTGAACATGGCCAGGGCAAACTCGCCTCGATTGCCGGAATTGTTCAGGCTGTCCAGGAAACCTTAGCGACTTCCCAACTGCTCGCCGGGAAGCGGGTCCTGATCACCTCGGGCCCGACGCAGGAGCCCATCGATTCGGTGCGTTACCTTTCTAACCGATCGAGCGGCAAAATGGGGTCGGCGCTCGCCCGGGCCGCCCTCCAGATGGGAGCGACTGTCACTGTCGTCGCCGGACCACAGACCGAACCTCTCCCCCTTGGTGCCGATGTGCACCGAGTCACGACCGCCCTCGAAATGCACGCGCGAAGCCTCGACTTCGCCGCCGAAAGCGATTTCATCATCGGCGTGGCCGCAGTCGCCGACTATCGCGTCGCAGAACCGGTCGTCGGCAAGATCCGACGCGAATCTAGCGAGCTTCACCTCGAACTCGTTGCCAATCCCGACATCATCGCCGACCTAGCCAAAGCCGCGCCCAAAGCAGTTGTCGTCGGCTTTGCCGCCGAGCCGACCTCGGACGTTTCCGTCGCCCAAGCCAAGATCATGCGCAAGGGTTTGGCCGCCATCGCCGCCAACGATGTTTCCGATCCGGCCATCGGGTTCGGATCGGACCGCAATCGTCTTCAGTTGGTTTTTGCCGATGGTCAAGTGCTGGACAGTGGTCAACGGTCGAAATTCTCCTGTGCTTGGTGGCTTCTCGAAGCAATCGCGGCCCTTTCCGTGAACCAAACATAA
- a CDS encoding guanylate kinase: MSGKLVILSGPSGVGKDTVIDAWRAVNPRVQRVVAYTTRAPRTGEVDGIDYHFVSIEDFQEMASRGDFLEFKEVHGNWYATPLTDLETMLELGRIAILKIDVQGALHAMTLRKDAITVFILPPSMVELEARIRGRGTDDEAVIEKRLQNAADELAVAPKYQHRLVNMDVGMTVAMLERIVE; encoded by the coding sequence ATGAGTGGGAAGCTCGTGATTCTGAGTGGCCCAAGCGGGGTCGGGAAAGACACCGTCATCGACGCATGGCGGGCCGTCAATCCCCGCGTCCAGCGGGTCGTCGCCTACACCACTCGTGCCCCGAGGACCGGTGAAGTCGATGGCATCGACTACCACTTCGTCTCCATCGAAGACTTCCAAGAAATGGCCTCGCGCGGCGACTTCCTCGAATTCAAAGAGGTCCATGGCAACTGGTACGCCACGCCCCTCACTGACCTCGAAACGATGCTGGAGCTTGGCCGTATCGCCATCCTCAAAATCGACGTCCAAGGGGCACTCCACGCCATGACGCTACGCAAGGATGCCATCACCGTCTTCATCTTGCCGCCATCCATGGTCGAGCTAGAGGCACGCATTCGCGGACGAGGCACCGACGACGAAGCCGTGATCGAGAAGCGCCTGCAGAACGCCGCCGACGAACTCGCCGTCGCCCCCAAGTATCAGCATCGACTGGTCAACATGGACGTAGGAATGACGGTGGCCATGCTGGAGAGGATCGTAGAGTGA
- a CDS encoding HAMP domain-containing protein produces the protein MRLWNNLRLSKKFGLSFGITLLLTITLGFAALDSIHLLATKFRIFKIDVVPGLTKSGEIDDAMMKSYIYFNQAIGKGSTATASAKIKGFEEALRETQDYAKEYESTITTREDQDKYNHFQEVHKVLVVDANACLDKFKAGAKMADLEDDLAKIDADFAKCDDAADSLFHYNADHGHQMVAISERMFGQVGQIVGIVVFIALCVSCLLAIFLTRAVTKPIAEVSNRLESVADKCATWLGEGAQALARGDLTYRVTPVTTPVNYSANDELGDMGRSFNKMLLGIQSAIGSFNQANDNLTGLIGQVGVGSQTVSENSEHFAATAEQISASASQIAAGSQSLATSATEAAAIVEELEAQVNEVGQSSEQQAAAVTLASGALDEAVLGIQKVDEAAKDMASSANNGGKAVGQTVEAMDKLKAQIELSASKVMELNSAGEKIGDIVNTIDSIAAQTNLLALNAAIEAARAGEHGRGFAVVADEVRKLAEQSGSATKEITAIIESVREIVKETVDSITSTAANAEDGVEKTAIAGQALEDILEAVERVVNYSREVEQVTGEATRAMKNVAESAAYNLTSSNEMQIGTQKVSKAITEVASISEESAACAEELSSGVRNVSASAGELSNLAISLKHHVDQFKVTVDDASTQATYQMAA, from the coding sequence ATGAGATTGTGGAACAATTTGCGATTGTCCAAGAAGTTCGGACTTTCGTTTGGCATTACGCTTCTGCTCACCATCACGCTAGGATTTGCGGCACTTGACTCAATTCACCTGCTTGCGACGAAATTTCGGATATTTAAGATCGATGTCGTGCCCGGCCTCACCAAATCTGGCGAGATCGACGATGCGATGATGAAGTCCTATATCTACTTCAATCAAGCGATCGGGAAAGGAAGTACCGCCACCGCTTCCGCCAAGATCAAGGGATTCGAAGAAGCTCTCCGAGAGACGCAGGACTATGCCAAGGAATATGAAAGCACAATCACGACGAGGGAAGATCAAGACAAATACAACCACTTCCAAGAAGTGCATAAAGTCTTGGTCGTCGACGCCAACGCGTGCTTGGACAAGTTCAAGGCCGGAGCCAAAATGGCCGACCTCGAAGACGACCTTGCCAAGATTGATGCCGACTTTGCGAAGTGTGACGACGCGGCGGACAGTCTCTTCCATTACAACGCCGATCATGGCCATCAGATGGTGGCAATCTCCGAACGCATGTTTGGTCAAGTTGGCCAAATCGTTGGGATCGTTGTTTTCATCGCACTCTGCGTCTCCTGCTTGCTTGCCATTTTCCTGACCCGTGCCGTCACAAAGCCGATTGCCGAAGTCTCGAATAGGTTGGAGTCCGTTGCCGATAAGTGCGCTACATGGCTTGGCGAGGGCGCGCAAGCCCTTGCAAGAGGCGACCTGACCTATCGAGTGACACCAGTAACCACGCCCGTTAACTATTCGGCAAACGACGAACTCGGCGACATGGGCCGCAGTTTCAACAAGATGCTCTTGGGCATTCAGTCCGCCATCGGCTCGTTTAATCAAGCCAACGACAATCTCACTGGACTCATCGGCCAAGTCGGCGTGGGCAGCCAGACTGTTTCCGAAAATAGCGAGCATTTCGCCGCGACTGCCGAGCAAATCAGTGCGAGCGCGAGCCAAATCGCCGCTGGCAGTCAGTCCCTGGCAACCAGCGCAACCGAGGCCGCCGCAATCGTCGAGGAGCTCGAAGCCCAAGTCAACGAAGTCGGTCAAAGCAGCGAACAGCAGGCTGCCGCCGTCACCCTGGCATCCGGTGCGCTCGATGAAGCCGTGCTTGGCATTCAGAAGGTCGACGAAGCCGCGAAAGACATGGCGTCTTCAGCCAATAACGGCGGCAAAGCCGTCGGTCAGACCGTCGAGGCTATGGATAAACTCAAGGCTCAGATCGAACTCTCCGCTAGTAAAGTGATGGAGCTCAACTCGGCTGGCGAAAAAATAGGCGACATCGTCAATACGATTGATAGCATTGCCGCCCAGACAAATCTTCTTGCTCTCAATGCTGCCATCGAGGCGGCCCGAGCAGGTGAGCACGGACGCGGATTTGCCGTCGTCGCCGACGAGGTGCGGAAGCTGGCGGAACAGTCTGGCAGCGCGACGAAGGAGATCACGGCCATCATCGAAAGTGTCCGTGAGATCGTCAAGGAAACCGTCGATTCCATCACATCCACCGCCGCAAACGCCGAAGATGGCGTAGAGAAGACGGCGATTGCTGGTCAAGCGCTCGAAGACATCCTAGAGGCCGTCGAGCGAGTGGTCAACTACTCGCGAGAGGTCGAGCAAGTAACGGGCGAAGCAACCAGGGCGATGAAGAATGTCGCCGAGTCCGCCGCTTATAATTTGACGTCGTCCAACGAGATGCAGATAGGAACCCAAAAGGTGTCGAAAGCTATCACCGAAGTCGCTTCGATCAGCGAGGAGTCGGCCGCCTGTGCCGAAGAACTGAGCAGCGGAGTTCGCAACGTCAGCGCCTCGGCGGGCGAATTGAGCAACCTGGCGATCAGCCTGAAGCATCATGTCGATCAGTTCAAGGTGACGGTCGACGACGCTTCGACACAGGCTACATACCAAATGGCCGCCTAA